Proteins encoded by one window of Sardina pilchardus chromosome 7, fSarPil1.1, whole genome shotgun sequence:
- the LOC134087996 gene encoding NACHT, LRR and PYD domains-containing protein 3-like — MSQHGASAGGHGHSRPVYDRTLPAPSCVSMKSDRSKGKAPNFREGGSHYDARPVDERTPPPAPSCVSMKSDWSKGKVPNFREGGSHYDARPVYERPHPPAPSCVSMRSDRSKGKAPNFREGGSNYDASIQQEEQTINPTLSKVYQEDLSTLFKKLEEKVMTFMKTELKRLKKLLSHDYPESPCDEEEDEEDQRDARDGALKIAVHILRNMSQEILAQQLEKYVLLPRCQQELKNRLARKCQSVCEGIPKQGKSTFLEKIYTELYITEGESVEVNTEHEVRQIEMVSKRQVTTEEKAIKYTDIFKALPGQDKPIRTVLTKGVAGIGKTVSVLKFILDWTEDKANQNIHFIFPLPFRELNQMKDKNFTLLDFIHHFFTETKDFAFSNKDRYNIAFIFDGLDESRLPLDFQHNECIYSITESASVDVLLTNLIQGNLLPSALVWITSRPAAANQIPPECVNQVTEVRGFSDPQKEEYFRKKITEEELVNRIITHLKSSRSLYIMCHIPVFCWMAATVLESIMTEAESGEIPKSLTQMYTHFLIIQSKHRSQKYENMWNQKTILSLGKLAFQQLEKGNLIFYDKDLRECGIDVRQASVYSGVCTQIFREEAGLYQGKVFCFVHLSIQEFLAALYVFLKFQNTGINKLDQQPRTVISFLKTKHENINDLYRTAVDLALNSEHGHLDLFLRFLLGLSLESNQKHLQDLHPRSGSSSLHTEETVKYIKQKIRETTTPERCINLFHCLNELNDHSLVEEVQGYLRKDNKSRKNPSLSQLSALAFVLLMSDKELEEFNLQDYGGYGSPARSDAGLLRMLPVVKTSKIVKLQECSLTVESCAALSSVLRSNSSSLRQLHLRGNNVGDSGVELLSTGLEHPNCRLEILELQRCSLTVESCAALSSALRSNSSSLRQLNLSHNDVGDSGVELLSTGLEHPNCRLETLELISCSLTVKSCAALSSALRSNSSSLRQLDLSHNNVGDSGVELLSTGLEHPNCRLETLELVGCNLTERSCSSLTAALRSNPSSLRQLDLRNNPLQQSGVELLSALQRDPTYKLTELEY; from the exons ATGAGTCAGCATGGAGCCTCTGCTGGTGGCCATGGACATTCAAG GCCAGTTTATGACAGGACACTCCCtgcacccagctgtgtgtccatgaagagcgaTCGGTCAAAGGGTAAGGCCCCCAActtcagagagggaggcagtcATTACGATGCCAG GCCAGTGGATGAGAGGACACCCCCCCCtgcacccagctgtgtgtccatgaagagcgaTTGGTCAAAGGGTAAGGTCCCCAActtcagagagggaggcagtcATTACGATGCCAG GCCAGTATATGAGAGGCCACACCCCCCtgcacccagctgtgtgtccatgaggaGCGATCGGTCAAAGGGTAAGGCCCCCAacttcagagagggagggagtaatTACGATGCCAG CATCCAACAGGAAGAACAAACAATTAATCCGACCCTCAGCAAAGTCTATCAGGAAGACCTGTCTACATtattcaag AAGCTTGAGGAAAAAGTCATGACCTTCATGAAGACGGAACTGAAGAGACTCAAGAAGCTCCTGAGTCATGATTACCCAGAATCCCcttgtgatgaagaggaggatgaggaggaccaGAGAGATGCCAGAGATGGAGCTCTGAAGATTGCAGTGCACATCCTGAGGAACATGAGTCAGGAGATCCTCGCTCAGCAGCTGGAGAAAT ATGTGCTGCTTCCTAGATGTCAACAAGAGCTCAAAAATAGGCTAGCAAGGAAGTGTCAGAGTGTATGTGAAGGCATTCCGAAGCAGGGAAAGTCTACTTTTCTGgagaagatctacacagagctttACATCACAGAAGGGGAAAGTGTAGAGGTGAATACTGAACATGAAGTCAGACAGATTGAGATGGTATCCAAGAGACAAGTAACAACGGAGGAAAAAGCAATCAAATATACGGACATCTTCAAGGCCTTACCTGGACAGGACAAACCCATCAGAACTGTGCTTACAAAGGGAgtggctggcattggaaaaacagtctctgtgctgaaattcattctggactggactgaagacaaagcaaatcaaaacatccatttcatatttcctcttccttttcgGGAGTTGAATCAGATGAAAGATAAAAACTTCACCCTTTTGGACTTCATTCATCATTTCTTCACTGAAACAAAAGACTTTGCCTTCTCCAACAAGGACCGATACAACATTGccttcatctttgatggtctggatgaaagCAGACTTCCTCTGGATTTCCAGCACAATGAATGCATCTACAGCATAACAGAATCTGCCTCTGTGGATGTCCTTCTCACAAACCTGATCCAGGGgaatctgcttccctctgctcttgTTTGGATCacctcccgaccagcagcagccaatcaaatccctCCAGAGTGTGTGAATCAGGTAACAGAAGTCCGGGGTTTCAGTGACCCACAGAAggaggagtacttcaggaagaaaaTAACAGAAGAGGAGCTGGTAAACAGAAtcatcacacacctgaagtcctctcggagcctctacatcatgtgccacattccagtcttctgttggatggCAGCCACTGTTCTGGAGAGCATCATGACTGaagcagagagtggagagatTCCAAAGTCTTtgactcaaatgtacacacacttcctgatcaTACAATCCAAACATAGGAGTCAGAAGTATGAAAACATGTGGAACCAGAAGACCATTCTGTCACTGGGGAAACTGGCTTTTCAACAGCTGGAGAAGGGCAATCTGATCTTCTATGATAAGGatctgagagagtgtggaatAGATGTCAGACAAGCATCAGTGTACTCAGGAGTGTGCactcagatcttcagagaggaggctgggcTGTACCAGGGGAAAGTGTTCTGCTTTGTTCATCTGAGCATTCAGGAGTTTCTAGCAGCTCTATATGTGTTCCTCAAATTCCAGAACACAGGGATCAATAAACTGGATCAACAGCCAAGAactgttatttcatttctgaaGACAAAGCATGAAAACATCAATGACCTATACAGGACTGCAGTGGATCTGGCATTAAACAGTGAGCATGGACACCTGGATCTTTTCCTGAGGTTTCTTCTGGGCCTCTCATTGGAGTCCAATCAGAAACACTTACAAGACCTGCATCCCAGGTCAGGAAGCAGCTCAttacacacagaggaaacagtcAAGTACATCAAGCAGAAGATCAGAGAAACCACCACCCCAGAGAGATGCATCAACCTGttccactgtctgaatgaaCTGAATGACCACTCTCTGGTGGAGGAGGTCCAGGGCTACTTGAGGAAGGACAACAAATCCAGAAAgaatccctctctttcccagcTGTCAGCTCTGGCTTTTGTGCTGCTGATGTCAGATAAGGAACTGGAGGAGTTTAACCTGCAGGATTATGGGGGATATGGATCACCTGCCAGATCAGATGCAGGTCTGCTGAGGATGCTGCCAGTGGTCAAAACATCTAAAATAGTCAA gctgCAGGAATGTTCCCTCACAGTGGAGAGCTGTGCAGCTTTATCTTCAGTTCTCAGATCAAACTCttccagtctgagacagctgCACCTGCGGGGCAATAATGTgggagattcaggagtggagctgctttctACTGGTCTGGAGCATCCAAACTGTAGACTGGAGATACTGGA gctgcagcgttgttccctcacagtggagagctgtgcagctttatcttcagctctcagatcaaactcttccagtctgagacagctgaacctgagtcacaatgatgtgggagattcaggagtggagctgctttctACTGGTCTGGAGCATCCAAACTGTAGACTGGAGACATTGGA gctgATTAGTTGTTCCCTCACAGTGAAGAGCTGTGCAGCTTTATcttcagctctcagatcaaactcttccagtctgagacagctggacctgagtcacaataatgtgggagattcaggagtggagctgctttctactggtctggagcatccaaactgtagactggagacactgga gctggtgGGCTGTAATCTCACAGAGAGGAGCTGTTCATCTCTAACTGCAGCTCTCAGATCAAACCCCtccagtctgagacagctgGACCTGAGAAACAACCCACTGCAGCAGtctggagtggagctgctctctgctctacagagAGACCCCACATATAAACTGACTGAACTAGA GTACTAA